TCAGTTGAAGCGAGAGGCGTGGCTTGTTGACACCAACGTGATCATGTACGCCCGCGGTAAAGACCACCCTTACAAGGCGGCCTGCGCCCGCATCTTGCTTGAGATTGCCGAGGGTTTCTTTGCGCGCGAACACGGTGTTCCTGTGGTGGATACCGAGGTGTTTCAGGAGATCCTCTACCGCTACGGGATGGAGCAAAAGTGGGAAACAGCGGTAGCGGTCTGTCAGGACCTGTTGGCTATCGGGCTCAAGGTCCTGGCTGTAGGCAGGCCGGAGGTTGAAACGATGATCGACCTCGCGGAGAAGTACGGCAGGAAAGGGGTTCGCCCCAGGGACCTGGTGCATGCTGCCGTGATGGTGAGAAACGGGATCAGAAGGATCATTACTGCTGACACCCATTTTGATCCCATCGAGGAGGTGGAGCGCATCGACCCCCTGTCCTTCCCGGTTAAGGGATGAGGGCGGAAAAATACAACCGCTGGGGCGACGGGACAGTGTTTCGTTGAGTCGCTCCAGGGCGTCGGAAGAAGCTTCCAAAACGGGGAAAACGGAACGGAGTATCTTGACTTCCGAGCCTTTCCCCGTAAAGTTCGGCGCGCTTGGGGGCACGGAAAGCGCCCAGATTGAACCGTCCGAGCGGGGGCATAGGCGAGGCAGGCTTTTATATCACCGGGTTCAAGGCCGGGATAACCGGCCAAATTTTTTGGGGCGTCACTTTTCTGCGGGAACATCCCGGCTGACATCTAATACTTCCAGCCCTTCCTCCGCCGCCAGGCGCAGCAGCTTTTGGTCGGCGCAGACAAACACCGGCGGCTCGGCCATTGATGCGGCAGTAGCCAGCTGGACGGCATCTATCGGGGTAATATACCTTTGCGAAGCTATCGCGAGGCTCTTTACGATAATGGTGCCGGTAAGTCTGACCACTTCAAGGTTCTCTTCGGCAATATCTTTTAAAAATGTGGCTCGCAGCGTATCAAACTCTTCCGGAGCAACAATCTTGTCCACGTCAACCAGGCGGCGCAGGTTGCTGACAACTTCGAGGAGCGTGATTTCAGAAATGAAACGTACGGCTTGCCGGCTAAATAGCGCCTCAACCGCGGCGGATCCTTCTTCCCGGCGGTAGCGCTTAAAGAGGGCGCTGGTATCGAGAAAATAAGCTTTCGGAAAATAAGCCTGCATTGTACCCGCTTATCCTTCTTCGCGCAGCCGGCGCACCCTTTCGTGCATCGCCACGGGCACCCGGGACATTATCCGGCGGGCTTTATCCAGGTCGGCTTCCCGGGTGTTTTGCCGGCAATATTTCAGAAGCACTTCGCTGTCGTTCTCTTGGGTTACGGGCTTTAGCACCAGCTCGGTGCCGCGGATGCGGACCTCGAGATAGCTTCCTGCCCGCAGGCGAAGTTTCTCCCTTATCTGTTTGGGCAGCGTCAGCTGGCCTTTTGAGGTCATTTTAATCCTGTGCATGCCGGTGCTCCTTACTTTCTTATTTTCTTACATTATTACACGGATTGCTTTTTTAGTCAAGATTTGCGGATGCGGTTGAAAAAAACGCTTCATCGCTGCCAGCGGTCGAGTTTGTCAGCG
The genomic region above belongs to Bacillota bacterium and contains:
- a CDS encoding type II toxin-antitoxin system VapC family toxin — encoded protein: QLKREAWLVDTNVIMYARGKDHPYKAACARILLEIAEGFFAREHGVPVVDTEVFQEILYRYGMEQKWETAVAVCQDLLAIGLKVLAVGRPEVETMIDLAEKYGRKGVRPRDLVHAAVMVRNGIRRIITADTHFDPIEEVERIDPLSFPVKG
- a CDS encoding type II toxin-antitoxin system VapC family toxin; protein product: MQAYFPKAYFLDTSALFKRYRREEGSAAVEALFSRQAVRFISEITLLEVVSNLRRLVDVDKIVAPEEFDTLRATFLKDIAEENLEVVRLTGTIIVKSLAIASQRYITPIDAVQLATAASMAEPPVFVCADQKLLRLAAEEGLEVLDVSRDVPAEK
- a CDS encoding AbrB/MazE/SpoVT family DNA-binding domain-containing protein, which codes for MHRIKMTSKGQLTLPKQIREKLRLRAGSYLEVRIRGTELVLKPVTQENDSEVLLKYCRQNTREADLDKARRIMSRVPVAMHERVRRLREEG